The following DNA comes from Suncus etruscus isolate mSunEtr1 chromosome 12, mSunEtr1.pri.cur, whole genome shotgun sequence.
tttacatttggaaataaacacactaaaggACATAaatattgaggtattaaacatacaatgaaaatatagatatccccaataagtcttttttttcctggtttctgggtcacacccagcagcgctcaggggttcctcctggctctacactcagaaattactcccagcaggctcaggggaccatatgggatgcaaatattcaaactactgaccttatgcatgcagtgcaaacacttacctccatgctatctctccggctccaacccAATAAGTCTTATATTCTTAGGGAGGGGTGATATGCAGGGCCAATTTCCATCCCACACTGTGGTCTTGTTGGggttgagaaatggtttgcagcaataagggacctggtagtgtccttgagctgggtcTCCTTCTGGTGCTGAATCCAGTAGCATgaaacagtccacatttaggGAGTGTGTGTGAAAAAAAATTGCCACAGAGAATGAGTCTGCAgtgtggtggttgcagcttcttgaaGGGGCCTGTAATGTGGGACAGAGAGGGTGTCCTTTCCCTCTGGGAGCTAGGCAGTGGCTTATTGAGACCGATGGTCAGTTTCAGTagctaatgagttaagaactgagggtaaatagGGTTAAATAGGAAGGGATAATAGAGAAGGATTGGGGGGATGAAAGGATATAAGGTGTTCTGAAGCGGGGAGATGAATAATATATGAGGGGCTTTATAcagtataggcatggattgtttacagtaaAGGTTGGGCAGACAAGGAggagtccactgtatacaaactcatacccacttatagacagacattagagatcttgtCATAAGTTGTTGGAGGACTGACCcacataggatgggtctgagcccttaagaaataattgaattaaaaagatagataaatagctaaaatatagattaggagggaaagaagagaaaagaattaaaaaagacagaaaaagtaaaaaacaaaataaaggaaaaaattgggCCTGCATCTAGGAGTGGGAAggtttttccaatttctaggcacttcatcattgACAggagtgaactttgctaaataaaactttcagggttagattgttGTTGGAGTGTTTTAGGATAAGCATATTTTTACTTCTAGAGTAGTAAGCAATatgatagtgagcactataagagatGTCTACCCTATGTAGTGTCATCTGCTGTGTCTTGTGcattgaggttcctttcctaaaaagaaactgacagccTGGGCTTTATGATATCATAGTAACTTAGTTtgaaatgaaggagaaagaagaggatggaaaaagaaaaaaaaagataaaagagaagcaAATGAAAGAGGGATTGGGATAATATTAATTTGCAATAACGTACTTGGTGAGTTGGACCCATAtcataagtctgtggtgcacaGTTGTCTGTTTTAGTGGTCTCAGTGgtcatatgctttaggtcctaatagaagacttAATCAAAGGGAAATGGGTAAGGTTTAAAGCTATATATGTAATAGATCTTAATATTAGATTCCTCTTTCTATTATCTCAGTATTTAGAGGTGTATGTCCTCCTGTGGGAAAAAAGTTATGCAGAATAAAACTTTATCTTTAAtacattatatgttatataagtaATGGGATTGGTTTTTAGACACTCAAAAATATCTTGTATGCCAGGAGATAGAACAGTGGCTAGGCATGTAAGCAATTTGTGcacaatccctggtatcacatgatCCTTTGAatattgctgagtatggccctgGAGACTCTTGAACATAGCCAGAATGACATGGAAATCCCCTTCACTACAAAGCACTAGCAGCACTGCATTctcaggcccttgcattgaagCACCATCCAGGTTGGCCCAGAAACACTAAGTCTGCAAACACCAAGTCTGAAAGGCCAATGACTACTGCATTAGACTCCTATAAAGTAACATATGAGTTTAAACCCTAGGAGAATTCAGTTGTGAAGAACCATAACACACTTATTTACTTGCttactaataatttttttgttttgttttgtttttaggtcacacccggcggtgctcaggggttactcctggctatctgctcagaaatagctcctggcagacacgggggaccatatgggacaccgggatttgaaccaacgacctttggtcctggatcggctgcttgcaaggcaaacgccgctatgctatctctctgggccccatcgCTTACTAATAATTTATAACAATAGAGATGAATGCCAAAATGGCCAGTCCTCTATCTAAATTCATTAattcacaaagaatggtgagctcagttagagatataactacagtaacaactatcatgacaatggtagtgagtgaaataaaatgcctgcctttagtacaggtgggggggttgGGGACGAGGGAgtggggggcattggttgtgggaaggttgcactggtgaaggagggtatactttttacaactgaaacccaactacaaacatgtttgtaaccatggtgcttaaagatattattagaaaataaaaggatttctGAGTTTATcagaaatatatgtaataaattcaGAGATCCAATCACAACTTTACCAAAAGAATTTCACCACTGTTCACACTTCCAAGCCTAATAATAATGGCCATACAAACCCAGGGTGAAAATTTTCTACCTAATTTTCTACCTGATATTAACTCTAGCTTATAGGAATCATTTTTATAGAGGCAGCATTTCAATCTCAGCATTGGCCTCTGTGCCCTAACATGTAACTTTGATCTAACAACTTTTTACATCCAAGTCACAACATGTGTCTCTTCATTCCTCCCCCTCCTATATAAGAATACTTTTTGACTGTAACAGGATACATGAttacaagaaaattaaataacatgTAGTGAATGTATTCTTATGTGAGGATTCTTTTTCATTTAGAACTTTGAGTACATTGTGACATAATCTTCTGTCTTGAATAGTTTTGTGTGTGAAAATACTCATCTGATCCTACAAGAGTTCTTGAATATGTAGTTTGTATTTTAATTCTgaagggccatatccagcagtgctagTGATCTTGGGATCATTCTCTTCTATTTTGCACTCAGCAACGCAGGCTGAGTTCAGGGCTTGTATTCTTGGGTGAGTAGCTCTGATCTTGTGAGCTTGAGGTTCGCTTGGGCCATTGAGGTGTCTCAGATCACACTGAGGGACTCATACATGCTACTTGTGTTCTCTATTACTTGAGCTATCTATGGCCCTTGATCTCTAGTTTTTAGgaatataataataatcataattaatAACATATAATAAGAGAAAAAGCATATTTGGGgagagttattttgttttgtgttctttaAGCCTTATGTATTTGAATGCTTATTTGGTTTCTATCTAGAAGGAAGTTCTTAGCTAACATTCAAATTTTGCTCTCTTCTTCTAGGACCTCGATAATGTGTAAATATCATTATTCCACATAGTGTGGTCATAAGGACTCtgctagtgtttttatttttggcaatcTGGGTGTTTTTAACTATAATTTTAAGCTTATAAATAACTAATACTTATTCTTATTCATGATAAATTAGTTCTGTGTTACTAAGCAGAGTTAggcatatgaatttttttttgccttttctgtACTCCAAAGAGTTGAATATCAACAAAATCCAATAATTACTACACAGATAGACAAAAAGACAAGAAGAACTAAGAAATTTCTACAATCCCCTTCCCTGGCTACATTTCCTGCTATAATCTCTGATTTCCTTAGATCACAGACTAGATGTTGCCTCATGTGGTCCACTCCACCATGCCCTGGATGCTGCTCTTTCTAACCCTCCTATCTCAGGTCCATGGTAAGAATTCTCTGCAACTAGTATTGGGTTCCCTATGATTTttgaaataatgaagaaaatgacTATACTTTGATATGATACTGAAATATTGGTGAAGTGTATTCCatcacaatgaaaataaaaaatatttcttcattccTGCTTTTGGAAACTAATGTTAGAAGCGTTTACTTTGCTTCAGAACAGTAGTGTTAGAATACTCTATATTTTGTAAGTAATAGCTGATGTTAGTAGTTAgatgataaaaaattaaagcattaacAAGAAATATATGGCAGTAAAATGAATTAAACCTGCTTGTATATAAAGCCTTGGGTAGGGCTTTTGGagttgggaaaaaataaaaaatgaaaacaaaaaataacagatgGTCACTCCTGTAATAGAATTAATTGAAGAATCAGAAAATTAAAGCAGTTAAAAGTACAAAGTAGTTCAGCATATCATACTGTTTCTCAAGCTTTGTCTTCATAGATACTCTTCAACATCATATACCAACTTCAATCATCACTCTTCTCTCTATCCATTCCTATATTCATGTGTCTACTCTAGGTGAAATCTTGGAAAAGGAAGAGGTCTCTGGCCCTCTCAACTGCCCCATAGGCTCTGTGGCCTATTATTCCCATTGTTATGCCTTACTTATGACACCAATTGCTTGGATGGATGCaagtgtaagttttttttttatttctaagatttTGAGGAATAAATTAAGAGGTATCAAAAGAGGAGCCTTCATTTTATAATGTTCTTTAACACACCTTTTTCCACCTCCATCTGTGCTTATCATTCCCATTGATTTAATtaactcttctcttttctcccttttacACAGATGGACTGTCAGAAGCGTCACTTAGGACACCTAGTGTCTATTCTCAGTAAATCTGAAGCATCCTTTGTGGGTGCTCTTATCAGGAACAGCTTCAATAACTTCTATGATGTCTGGATTGGGCTTCATGATCCCACTGAGGTGCTATTtcatatttactttatttctttacaaataCCATTTGCTTTTCAGGATacacacacagccacacacatagagacacacagacacagacacacacacacacacacacacacacacacacacacacactacgcTGAGACCCTCCAATTACTTTAGAGAGTTAGAAATTACTTTAGAGAAGCTTAGAAAGTTAGggagaaaaggttttttttttttttttaattttcaactgAAGAATTGAGTTATTCTCAAGGTGAAGTTCAACTACATTTGTGTAATTACAAgcttttttataatttgtaagtaaattgtaatttatatataatttagaaatacaAGCATCACAGATTCTGTATGTGCTCTTCTGAAAAGAATACTAAATGGAAATGGATGTAAttttcttctctgaaatatatatttaagatacacaGAAAAATGATAAATGTATCATCAACTATTGAACAATTTAACACTAATGCTATTTAGACTAGCTTTTAATATTACTTGTCATTGTTTTGTGGAACTTTCTAGCAGGGATAGAAAGAAATTACAGATAATTTCCCATGGGATACCTCTGTTTACTATCTGGTACAGCAGATTACATTTTATGATTCATACATGGTAAAATCTATATATTAGTATTGTCTGACTTTATCTTCTCCAAAGGGTCGTCAACTCAATGGAGATGGTTGGGAGTGGAGTAATGGAGATTTGATGAATTATAGTGCCTGGGAGAAAGCCCCACTCTCTGACACAAACTTTGGTTTCTGCGGAAGTGTGACACAAAGCTCAGGTAAGAAGCAGAGTTGTACCCTTgtacatttctttattatttttaacttttattttattgttttattttgttctgtgtcacatctggtggtgctcaggtcttcctactgactctcaggaattattccttgtgggctaaatcaaacctgagttggccacttgcaaggcacatgcccaacccattgtactattacttcTTCAGACCCCCTCACtcatttctgaatataaaattttaggagTTTGTGCTGTTTGACTTTTACTATCCCATCTTATCTGTCTTTTCTTTGAGTACCCTTCTCATGGAGCAGAACATTTGTCAAGATGTGGGTATGTCTTGAATTTAGACAAAATTCTAAGATTGTCTGCTTTAGCTTCACAAATTCTACCATTCATTTTAGCTTTTGTGTCTCTGTAGGTTTTCAGAAATGGAAAGATTATAACTGTGATTTAAAGTTACCTTATATCTGCAAGTTCAGAAATTAGCTTGAGTGAAAAGACAGCAAGCTTTTGATGATTTAAAGTTCATAATTGATATTATCCTAAAACTCAACTTGCTCATTAAAATCTTTCTACCAGCATCATGTGAGCTTTGTttagttacataaaataaaatcacaaaatatgtattaaatatttgtcTTGTACTCTGTTAACATAGCAAGATTTTGAGGAAGATTGGTATATAAGAAGAAATCTAAGTTTTCTTTCATCCAAATTCATACAAAATTCAGGGAAATACCTaaattctcctttcttccttgccCCATGTTATTATTTGATCCATAACTTGTGGAAGGCTACTGAGAAAGTCTATTGCAGCATACATTCATATACAATCCTCCAGAAATTAGACAAAAACACTATTTGGAGATAGATTTTTGTATTACAATGTTCTATATTCTTTATTACATAAAgacaaattttattcattttattatttttattaatttaggaGAAAActtgattatataaaatttagttaagATAAAATCATTGGACATCTGGTTAACTATAACCACCTATAATGCTCACATATAGAGCATTATAATCTATGactgatttatttttcaattttatgataatttattCAAAGATACAAGcattaaatataaatcaaattgcCTACTAAATGACATTTGCCTTTTTAAGCCTTGATgccaataaaaataatgttactcTGAACTTTTATGAATGTATGGTCTAATAGAAACCATTTATATGTGTTAGAGGAAAACGTCATACCTAGATATAAAGAAGTGTTACTTATACTACCACTGTGTTGATTTGATTAATGGTAAAATACTAGAACCTTTATAAGCCCCCACACCCACCCCCCCATCATTGCGCTTGCATATCAGTATAGAGATTGAAAATTTGATGAAGGAAAATAAGTCATATTTCTTAAGAaaattgtcttctctttgtgttcTGGAATGATTTACAATCCAAAAATATAGCTTTGCATATCAAGTAATCagtcaaaactgaaataaatttaaaacatttttctgttCCTACACAATGGTGGATCGAATGAAAATCTACTCTGTTTTATGAAAATACTGTGTTACCTATGCATtgataaattatttcatatttacttCACACCTTGTAGCTATATTGAATAAGCAAATTTGCAACATTATTCTGGCCTTGAAGacaatttttcttttgccttcaCTACTTCTGTGATTTTACCAGCACATTCTGTTCATAGGcccacttattatttatttatttattgttttattaaattttaataatgttgttttatttaaattaaaagaatatacaGATCAATTATAGTATTGTGCTCCTGACAGATTGCTCAAAAGTACATCcaagaaatttttctaaattccCAGTACtgcaaaattttcaaaaattattccaaTCACACTAGtgcaaaaaagcaataaaaagacaGCAATCAAAATATGTACCCAAAGATCTAATCATTCAacttaatttttcacagttgaggGAAAATTTAGGACTCATATATTATTTGGATGAGAATGATTTACTATGGAAAAGAGATATGTCTGTGAAAATCACTAGTCtctgatattaaaatttttctttccacaTCATAAATCTTAAATCTATTCCAAAATTTCCCCCAAATAGCCTCTCATAACTACACATTATACATTTAATTCCGTAGCCAtatactcttaaaaaaaaagccaaggtgTTTTATATCTGAACAATTCATCTCAGATGTCCCTGAGAAAAATTAATGTGGAAGGAGATAAGATAACCACATATGGCAGAGAGTTTATCTGATATTCTTGAGAGACAGTAAGGGAGACTCTCTTtttaggaactttttttttttttttggtttttaggccacacccggcagtgctcatgggttactcctggctgtctgctcagaaataggtcctggcagaccatatgggacaccggaattcgaaccaaccacctttggtccttgatcggctgcttgcaaggcaaacgccgctgtgctatctctctgggccctctttttaGGAACTTTTTGGCAGTAACATATTTGGACTgtctaatcttttctttttctttttctttttttttgtttttgtttttgttttagggccacatgcagtggtgctcagagtttactcttggctatctgctcagaaatagctcctggcaggcatgggggaccatatgggatgccaggattcaaaccaaccaccttaggtctggattgactgtttgcaaggcaaaaatcactgtgctatctctctggccccaactttcttttctttctttctttttttttttggttttttttttttttttggtttttttggtttttcaggccacacccgtttgatgctcaggggttactcctggctaagcgctcagaaatttcccctggcttggggggaccatatgggactccgggggatcgaaccatggtccttccttggctagtgcttgcaaggaagacatcttacttctagtgccacctcgccagccccagcccCAACTTTCTAATCTTTTCTAtaattccaaaaaaagaaagatttctacaagatctttagaaaagaaaacaaagtgggGAACCAACAAAGGGGAAAAATAGAGAACTGTAGCTTCTCTGAAAGTGAGATGTTTCAGCCCTTTCCTTTATACCCTGACAGTCTCCTCAAATCAAAGACAGTTCCTATCTAGAGCTGTTTTCATGATCTTTTGGATCATCAACCTTATTAGCTTGGTTTAAAGGAAACATAAGTATTCCCACAGATACTATTGGTTACAGGGAATACTTAGAGCCAAGAAGTGGAGGGAGATTCATGTAATTCTGGTAGTGTGGTGCATTGGCATGAAATGACTCCACCTGAACTTTCTTCAGTAGTAAGAGGCATCACTGTGGATACATAGTATGATTATAAGTATTGTATGTtactttaaaatagtaaaatatttgtaTGAAACAGAATAATTGTGACCCTCTTTAGAAAGTATCAGTCATTTTTTGGGGCTTTcccaggcttgcttcaacctgggaactttgatcttctctggcatccaTCTCCTGACATCTttcctcggctgaggtgagtgtttccgggccggagttgcagataaagctgactgctgggccccttaggcttggcaaacattttggggcctcccccagcttgcttcaaactgggaactttgatcttctctggtattaatcccctgagggcttgcctcagctgaggtgagtgtttccgggccagagttgcagataaagctgactctgatggcccccttaagcccacctataagggaaAGAAGCAGAGGAGCACCACTGCACTGCTTCACTTCACGGCcatgcactccacctagccaatgaataccaccacaacacgtagaaaaacccacagcataagcgtgacaatgtgaaaactacacagaccaacttcagccatagagaatgaagatggaaactctgatgacccaacaatggccaaccacctaagcagtctttcagaaatggagtttagagaataaatatggaggttgctcacagaactcaaagaaagtataaatcagaacactaataaaaatcaagagaatatgaagatagaaatcataaaattccaatctgaaatatcaggtcaaataacaggtctgaaaaactcagtagatgaattgaagaacataatggatgagctttccaacaggttaaaagcagctgaggatagaattagtgcgctggaagatgagatgcataacaactttacacagcagaagagattggaaaaaagccttaaatcaaagcatcagacaatggaaaagttactcaaagaatatgagagatgaaaatagaagtctttgataagcacaacagaaacaactttagaatcattggagtcccagagacccaagaagaaaatctccaggaagaatcaatagtcaagaatatcaccacagagaaactaccagagctaaagaaaacatgtgaccaaattctgcatacccaaagagtaccagctaaaaaagacctcaggagaaacaccccaagatacatcctagtcacaatgatgaaacccacagatagagatataatattgcaagcagcaagatcgaaaagggaaattacattccagggagcatccttgaaatttatagcagacctgtcaccagaaacactcaaggccagaaggcagaagtgggatatagtaacaaaactcaattaaataaatgctttgccaagaatactgcacccaggaaaactcactttcaggtttgaaggaagtatacatggcttcacagataaacaacagctcaaaaactttacagactccaaaccagccttaaaagaaaaagtgaaagatctattctaaagacaagacagaacaaaaaacacaccaaacttctacacaaagatggcaataaatcccatgacaattatttctctcaatgtcaatgtactaaatgcacccattaagaggcacagagtggtgaaatggatcaaaaaactgaagctgcctacaagaaacacacctgaatagtcagaataaacaatgactcaaaatcaaaggctggaggaaaatcattcaagcaacaacacccttaaaaaagcgggggtggccatactaatatcagatgacacaaactttatactcagaaaagttgtaagggacaaagatggatattatcaAGGAATTTGTACAGcagaaaaaatcactctcctaaacatatatgcacccaatgagggaccagcaaagtatttaatacaattgttgacaaatctgaaggatatcagtaataaaacaataattgtgggagacctcaacacaggcttgtcaacacttgataggtcaaccaaatggaaacccaacaaaatatactagacctgaaaaaagaaatggaagaaagaggcctagtagatatatataggacactccatcctcagaaacctggatacacattcttatccaacatacatgggtcattctccaggatagaccacaagctggcacataaaacatacctccataaaataaaaaagatagacattttgcaggctaactttgctgaccacaaggctctgaagttagatgtgaactacaaagggacacagaagaaaaaatttaacacctggaaattaaacagcctactactgaacaaccagtgggtccaagatgaaatcaaagaagaaatcaaaaatttcctggaaattaacgacaatgaaaacacaaactatcagaacctatgggatacaggaaaagcagtattgagaggaaaatttatagctttgcaagcacacatcaggaaggaagaaggagcatacatgaatagcttgatgatgcagcttatagaattagaaaatgatcaacaaaagaaactaaacatAGGAAAACAGAAGgtataacaaagctgagagcagaaatcaatgaaatggaaacccaaaaaacaatctgaaagatcaatgaaagcagaagttggtttttgaaaaaataaataagattgatagaccattgaaaAAACTCACaaatcaaaagagagagaaacttgataatgtgtattagaaatgaaaagggggagatcactacagatactgcagagattcaaagggtattaatagaatactttgagaaactctatgccacaaatatgagaacctggatgaaatggatacatttttgaactcatataaccttccacggttgaataaagaagatgtagcttatctaaacacccccattactattggggaaattaaaaccgtaatcaaaaattttcccaaaaacaaaagcccaggccctgatggattcacgaattaattctttcaaaactttcaagaggaactactaccaatcctcgccagactcttttatgaaatctaaaaaacaggaacacttcaaatagcttttatgaagccaacatcaccttaataccaaaaccagatagagatgctgccaaaaaagaaaattacagactaatatccccgatgaacacagatgcaaagatcctcaacaaaatcctggcaaacaggatccagtgcctcatcaaggagatcattcactttgatcaagtaggtttcatcccaggaatgcaaggctggtttaacatccgtaaatctatcaatataatacacaacataaaaaaaaaatcacatggtcatatcaatagacgcagaaaaagcatttgataaagttcaaAACCCATTGTTGATGAAaactcagcaagataggaataaaagaaacctttctcaatatagtcaaagccatctaccagaagccagtggcaaatattatcctcaatggagataaactaaaatccttccctctaaattctggtacaagacaaggctgtcctctctcaacatTCCTATTTAACATtactggaattactggctatagcgattaggcaagagaaagatatcaagggaatccagatagtaaagaaagaaggcaagctctcactgtttgtagatgacatgatattctacttagaaaacactaaagactctatcaaaaagcttctagaaataatagattcatatagtaaagtggcaggctacaaattaacacacacaaatcaaaggcctttttatacactaataatgatagggaagaaatggacattaagagttCAATACTATTCACATTAgtttagtgccacacaaactcaaatatcttggagtcaacctgattaaagatgtgaaggatctatacaaagaaaactataaatcactgctccaagaaataagagaggacacgcagaaatggaaacacataccttgctcatggattggcaggatcaacatcattaaaatggcaatacttccaaaagcattgtacagatttaacgcgattcctctaaagatactcatgacagtcttcaaagaagtggatcgaacacttatgaaattcatttggaacaataaacaaccttgaaaagctaaagcactccttgggaaaaggaatatgggaggcattactttccccaattttaagctgtattacaaaacaatagttataaaaa
Coding sequences within:
- the LOC126024161 gene encoding lithostathine-like — its product is MMSYNAWETNPPIPNTGYCGTVTKNSGKSNENKQASPENLCPTDTVTYSYYCYSLHTTPASWMEANGHQPSGDGWEWSSNDKLNFSSWERIPLSPYEGYCGGMTKNSGEILEKEEVSGPLNCPIGSVAYYSHCYALLMTPIAWMDASMDCQKRHLGHLVSILSKSEASFVGALIRNSFNNFYDVWIGLHDPTEGRQLNGDGWEWSNGDLMNYSAWEKAPLSDTNFGFCGSVTQSSGFQKWKDYNCDLKLPYICKFRN